In the genome of Massilibacillus massiliensis, one region contains:
- the cdaA gene encoding diadenylate cyclase CdaA, with protein sequence MPIQLRGLLSTIEFLDLVDILIVAFILYKLYVLLKDTRAITLVKGLLVLLILTMISNWLGLNVIYWLLQKTVTLVFVALPLVFQPELRRTLEHLGQGKLFGRSVFLNVEEAKSLVNELDKAVTVLAQNKIGALIVLEREVGLNDYCATGIQIDGLITSEFLINVFIPNTPLHDGAAIIRGNRMVAAGCLLPLTEDRTLSKELGTRHRAAIGISEHSDAIVLVVSEETGTVSIARGGRLIRHLDSEKLKQNLRPLFATRQTNFTDMFSKWRHNK encoded by the coding sequence ATGCCTATACAATTGAGGGGATTATTATCGACCATTGAATTTTTAGACCTAGTTGATATTTTGATCGTAGCATTCATTTTATATAAATTATATGTTTTGCTAAAAGATACAAGAGCAATCACGCTGGTAAAAGGCTTGCTTGTGCTTCTAATACTTACGATGATCAGCAATTGGCTTGGTTTAAATGTAATCTATTGGTTATTACAGAAAACAGTTACATTGGTATTTGTGGCGTTACCGCTTGTTTTTCAGCCGGAATTAAGACGTACTTTGGAACATTTAGGACAGGGAAAACTGTTCGGCAGAAGCGTATTTTTAAATGTGGAAGAAGCAAAGTCCTTGGTGAATGAACTAGATAAAGCAGTGACGGTACTCGCACAGAATAAGATTGGTGCACTTATCGTTTTAGAGCGGGAAGTTGGGTTAAATGATTATTGCGCGACTGGTATACAGATAGATGGACTTATTACTTCAGAATTTTTGATTAATGTATTTATACCAAATACGCCGCTGCATGATGGTGCGGCGATCATTCGCGGGAATCGTATGGTTGCCGCCGGATGTTTATTGCCATTAACAGAGGATCGGACTTTGAGTAAGGAACTGGGGACTCGGCATCGGGCTGCAATTGGGATCAGTGAGCATTCTGATGCGATTGTGTTGGTGGTGAGTGAGGAGACAGGAACAGTTTCTATTGCACGGGGCGGGAGATTGATACGCCATTTGGATTCAGAAAAATTAAAGCAGAACTTAAGACCGTTATTTGCAACGCGCCAGACCAATTTTACTGATATGTTTTCTAAATGGAGGCATAATAAATGA
- a CDS encoding CdaR family protein encodes MMDILNKNLFAKIVALIVAIVLWFFVMNEQNPAIDSSFTLPLEVTHAPEGYTVNRSVENIKLKVRGPRSLFAMATERDFKAYVDLSGVKEGRHSIKVQTVLPQGFDLVSVSPETIIFDIDKELQRNVNIDVAFSGTPDSGVTIGKAIPAVNSVTLEGASSAVNSVAKVVGYINLAGKNSDFTVDMPLVAVNNEGKEVGDVKLSPGSVKVSVSIVKGLYKKFVDIKPNLAEDLPAGYILNSVTLEPAKMDIYGDQRVVDTLEVLYTEKISLSDIDRPTTKQIKVQLPIGITVTNDTITAKIDIVKRKEEAVKKEKQ; translated from the coding sequence ATGATGGATATACTGAACAAAAATTTATTTGCAAAAATCGTTGCATTGATTGTCGCGATTGTATTATGGTTTTTTGTTATGAATGAACAAAATCCTGCGATTGACAGTAGTTTTACACTTCCTCTTGAAGTTACGCATGCTCCGGAAGGTTATACAGTGAATCGGAGTGTAGAAAATATCAAATTAAAGGTACGCGGACCGCGGAGTTTGTTTGCGATGGCAACCGAACGCGATTTTAAAGCATATGTTGATTTGAGCGGCGTAAAAGAAGGACGGCATTCGATTAAAGTGCAGACTGTATTACCACAGGGCTTTGATCTGGTTAGTGTTTCGCCGGAAACGATTATTTTTGATATTGATAAAGAATTACAGCGCAATGTCAATATTGACGTTGCTTTCTCCGGTACGCCTGATTCTGGAGTTACCATAGGAAAGGCTATACCTGCTGTAAATTCCGTAACACTTGAAGGGGCAAGTTCCGCTGTAAATTCTGTTGCAAAAGTAGTGGGATATATTAATTTGGCTGGGAAAAATAGTGATTTTACAGTCGACATGCCGCTTGTTGCAGTGAATAATGAAGGCAAAGAAGTCGGCGATGTTAAGTTGTCACCAGGGTCTGTTAAAGTATCAGTATCCATTGTCAAAGGTCTATATAAAAAGTTTGTTGATATTAAGCCAAATCTTGCCGAGGATTTGCCGGCCGGATATATTTTAAACAGCGTTACGCTTGAACCGGCCAAAATGGATATTTATGGAGATCAGAGAGTGGTAGATACGTTAGAAGTTTTATATACAGAAAAAATTAGCTTGTCGGATATAGACAGACCGACAACAAAACAAATAAAAGTGCAGTTGCCGATTGGAATTACGGTGACAAACGATACAATAACTGCTAAAATTGATATCGTAAAGCGAAAAGAAGAAGCAGTTAAAAAAGAAAAGCAATAA